The following coding sequences lie in one Ictalurus punctatus breed USDA103 chromosome 16, Coco_2.0, whole genome shotgun sequence genomic window:
- the LOC108276994 gene encoding myelin protein zero-like protein 1, whose product MELRLSNSCHNCALWLCSFALCAIIGLYPVASIEVYTPAEMFVENGTTGVLKCTFRSTQVISSLTSVTWSFIPEGSSESTGETIFHYAGGKGFPDSIQFKSRVEWVGNLNKKDVSICVSKMQFSDNGTYSCEVKNPPDIAGNPSLTKLKVVQKDGQLFCL is encoded by the exons ATGGAGCTAAGGCTCTCAAATAGTTGTCATAATTGTGCGCTTTGGCTTTGCAGCTTTGCGTTATGTGCCATCATAG GTTTGTATCCAGTTGCTTCTATAGAAGTGTACACTCCTGCTGAGATGTTTGTAGAAAATGGAACTACTGGAGTACTTAAATGTACTTTCAGATCGACTCAAGTGATCAGTAGTCTAACATCAGTGACCTGGTCTTTCATCCCAGAGGGCTCTTCAGAGTCTACTGGTGAAACT atcTTCCATTATGCCGGTGGTAAAGGGTTCCCAGACAGCATTCAGTTTAAGAGCAGAGTTGAGTGGGTGGGCAACCTGAACAAAAAGGATGTCTCCATTTGCGTCAGTAAGATGCAGTTCTCCGACAACGGCACTTACTCATGCGAAGTGAAGAACCCTCCTGATATAGCAGGCAACCCTTCACTGACTAAGCTCAAAGTTGTGCAGAAAG